The following are encoded together in the Anaerolineae bacterium genome:
- a CDS encoding tetratricopeptide repeat protein — MSQSIKCNICGFENPTIHLYCGRCGNGLVMGREAREDTSIINATIEGERKQVTIIFADISGFTALNDAAKSPAEVEQVVRLINLCLQELSEAIYEFDGYIDKYIGDAIMAVFGAPRAHEDDPERALRAALSMQERLDDFNQSPPMPLPEPLGMHIGINTGTVIAGMVGTDRKRSYTVMGDAVNVASRLESVSERGEFLVSETTYNLTRHLFMFEQQEPVTVKGKREPLKIYQLLGVGGSRPKPPEAPIIGREYELETLVAEYKKLSTNQGGGIVVVTGDAGLGKSRLISEFQKQVDEEQVNGLSPLWLFGRGLSYRQSFKNRLFVDILYSYLDLPENPDDTLVKLRLEEMGEKLFGRRKDEFTPYLATMLGISLDEELAANLPLNDPQVLQQRTFLAMGQWVEALVSQQPVLMVFEDLHWADPSSVDLIQFLSTLTVYNSILMICVSRPEREAAFWQVKTRIAQDYPDRFIELPLWPLTDAESRRVIKYLLKIDQMPETLEHLLLSRAEGNPLFLEEVLRSLIEEGAIEHADGHWKIARSITEVDIPHTLQGVLTARIDRLEEEVKRVLQVAAVIGRYFSRSVLAPIINEPDVLEKALNQLEAADLIEVRTRDPEPEYMFKHVLTHETAYNSLLHEQRKVMHKQIADYMAFNLFWMLGEEYAPIVAEHYYKSETWPRAMRYLHRAAEAAVQSFANQEAVEFYSRALEVSKLIAPEELDQATLLALYQGRANILTRLGEPQKAIADYETILDKAQELNDDLAEMRALNGLGSLHASHYDSSLALSFLEDALSVARRIGEKEGIADTLNQLGNFHYHMGQLKEATECYREASEISIALKDEARRIEAEDGLARIMLEQGEIAASLERYQEEIIKTRRRLGYRTGLMTSLTSILMAQTFTADYKNANQTAEEALELHQGSGDLYQVSFIKYYRAFGLLHEGELGAAGENLKEGLRLAHQQRQKSAQVLGMAWLSYYYLNLGLNNDGLQQAEQSTHIARELGSPFYLMRAQSMLGAAYRHVQRLDEAIQELEGVRAVARRMGLALDEVMILYQLTRAYIEANQWDQATETTRNLLVLASASDMKEFLIRGQWLQSIIDIRHQRYNPALEILLKASETAEKIDSRLSQYLIQTQKAYVYRMTGNSPASRDAVAYAQKLQKRLADSLQDETLQQVFLNNYHARHLEETDRAFAESQANL; from the coding sequence ATGAGTCAAAGCATTAAGTGTAATATTTGCGGGTTTGAAAACCCAACCATACATCTCTATTGCGGCCGTTGTGGCAATGGCCTGGTCATGGGACGGGAGGCCAGGGAAGACACTTCCATCATTAATGCCACTATTGAGGGTGAGCGCAAGCAAGTAACCATCATCTTTGCCGATATTTCCGGGTTTACCGCGCTCAACGATGCGGCCAAAAGCCCCGCCGAAGTTGAACAGGTGGTGCGGCTCATCAACTTGTGTTTGCAAGAACTCAGTGAAGCCATCTACGAATTTGACGGCTATATTGACAAATATATTGGCGACGCCATTATGGCCGTGTTTGGCGCTCCTCGCGCCCACGAGGATGACCCGGAACGGGCACTGCGGGCCGCCTTGAGCATGCAGGAACGCCTTGACGATTTCAACCAGTCTCCGCCTATGCCGCTGCCCGAACCGCTGGGCATGCATATTGGTATTAACACCGGCACGGTGATTGCGGGCATGGTTGGCACCGACCGCAAACGTTCTTATACGGTGATGGGCGATGCCGTAAATGTGGCCTCTCGCTTGGAAAGCGTTTCTGAGCGTGGCGAATTCCTGGTCAGTGAAACCACTTACAATCTCACCCGCCACCTGTTTATGTTTGAACAACAGGAGCCGGTTACGGTTAAAGGCAAACGCGAACCGCTCAAGATTTACCAGTTATTGGGCGTTGGCGGCTCCCGCCCCAAACCACCCGAAGCGCCTATTATTGGCCGCGAGTATGAACTGGAAACCCTGGTGGCTGAATACAAAAAATTGTCCACCAACCAGGGCGGCGGCATTGTGGTGGTCACCGGCGATGCTGGCCTGGGGAAATCACGCCTCATCTCCGAATTTCAAAAACAGGTGGATGAAGAACAGGTCAATGGTCTTAGCCCGTTGTGGCTTTTTGGGCGCGGCCTCTCTTACCGGCAGTCTTTCAAAAACCGTCTTTTTGTTGACATTCTCTACAGTTATTTGGATCTTCCCGAAAACCCCGACGATACCCTGGTTAAGCTGCGCCTGGAGGAGATGGGCGAAAAATTATTTGGCCGGCGTAAAGACGAATTTACGCCCTACCTGGCCACTATGCTGGGTATTAGCCTGGACGAGGAACTGGCCGCTAACCTGCCGCTCAACGACCCGCAGGTTTTACAGCAGCGCACCTTCCTGGCCATGGGCCAGTGGGTTGAGGCGCTGGTCTCCCAACAGCCGGTGCTGATGGTTTTTGAAGACCTGCATTGGGCCGACCCAAGTTCGGTAGACCTGATCCAGTTTTTATCAACCCTGACCGTCTATAACTCTATCTTGATGATTTGTGTCAGTCGCCCCGAAAGAGAAGCTGCTTTTTGGCAGGTCAAAACTCGCATTGCCCAGGATTATCCCGACCGTTTTATTGAACTCCCCCTCTGGCCGCTCACCGACGCGGAAAGTCGCCGGGTTATCAAATATCTGCTAAAAATTGACCAGATGCCTGAAACGCTGGAGCACCTGCTGCTCAGCCGCGCCGAAGGCAACCCCCTCTTTTTGGAAGAAGTGTTGCGCAGCCTGATTGAAGAAGGGGCCATTGAACACGCCGATGGTCACTGGAAAATTGCGCGTTCCATCACCGAAGTTGATATTCCCCACACCCTGCAAGGCGTGCTCACCGCTCGTATTGACCGCCTGGAGGAGGAAGTCAAACGGGTTTTGCAGGTGGCGGCAGTGATTGGCCGCTACTTTTCCCGCTCGGTGCTGGCCCCCATTATCAATGAACCCGACGTTCTGGAAAAGGCGTTGAACCAATTGGAAGCAGCCGATTTGATTGAAGTCCGCACCCGCGACCCCGAACCGGAATACATGTTCAAGCATGTGCTGACTCATGAAACAGCCTACAACAGCTTGCTGCACGAACAGCGGAAGGTGATGCACAAACAAATTGCCGATTATATGGCCTTTAATCTCTTCTGGATGTTGGGCGAGGAGTACGCGCCCATTGTGGCCGAGCACTATTACAAAAGTGAAACCTGGCCCAGGGCCATGCGCTACCTGCACCGCGCTGCCGAAGCCGCCGTGCAATCTTTTGCCAACCAGGAAGCGGTTGAATTTTATAGCCGCGCTCTGGAAGTGTCTAAACTCATCGCCCCGGAAGAACTGGATCAGGCCACCCTGCTGGCCCTTTACCAGGGCCGGGCCAACATTCTCACCCGCCTGGGTGAACCCCAAAAAGCAATTGCCGATTATGAAACAATTTTGGACAAGGCCCAAGAACTCAATGATGACCTGGCCGAAATGCGGGCGCTCAATGGCTTGGGGTCGCTTCACGCCAGCCATTATGATTCATCGCTGGCGCTGAGTTTTTTGGAAGACGCGCTGTCTGTGGCCCGGCGGATTGGCGAAAAAGAGGGTATTGCCGATACCTTGAATCAATTAGGCAACTTCCATTACCACATGGGCCAATTGAAAGAGGCCACCGAATGTTACCGCGAGGCCAGCGAAATCAGCATTGCCCTGAAAGATGAGGCGCGCCGGATCGAGGCGGAAGATGGTTTGGCCAGAATAATGTTGGAGCAGGGTGAAATTGCAGCCAGCCTGGAACGTTATCAGGAAGAAATCATTAAAACGCGGCGTCGTTTGGGATACCGCACCGGCTTGATGACTTCCCTGACTTCGATCCTGATGGCCCAAACCTTCACGGCCGATTACAAAAATGCCAACCAAACCGCCGAAGAAGCGCTTGAACTGCACCAGGGGTCGGGCGACTTGTACCAGGTTTCTTTTATTAAATACTATCGGGCATTTGGCCTGCTGCACGAGGGCGAATTGGGCGCAGCCGGCGAAAACTTAAAAGAGGGCCTGCGGCTGGCCCACCAACAAAGGCAAAAATCTGCCCAGGTTTTGGGGATGGCCTGGCTGAGCTATTATTATTTGAATTTGGGCCTCAATAATGATGGCCTGCAACAAGCGGAACAAAGCACGCATATTGCCCGGGAGCTTGGCTCTCCTTTCTACTTGATGCGGGCGCAATCCATGTTGGGCGCGGCCTATCGCCACGTGCAGCGTCTGGATGAGGCCATCCAGGAGTTGGAAGGTGTTCGGGCGGTGGCGCGGAGAATGGGCCTGGCGCTTGATGAAGTAATGATCCTCTATCAATTGACCCGGGCTTACATAGAGGCCAATCAATGGGATCAAGCCACCGAGACTACCCGAAACCTGTTAGTATTGGCCTCGGCCAGTGATATGAAAGAGTTTCTCATCCGGGGGCAATGGTTGCAGTCAATCATTGATATTCGTCATCAGCGTTACAATCCGGCCCTGGAGATATTACTTAAAGCTTCGGAAACGGCTGAAAAAATTGATAGTCGCCTGAGCCAATATTTGATCCAGACCCAAAAGGCGTATGTGTATCGTATGACGGGCAATAGCCCTGCCTCAAGAGACGCCGTTGCTTACGCCCAAAAACTCCAAAAAAGATTGGCCGATAGTTTGCAAGACGAAACCTTGCAACAAGTTTTTTTGAATAATTATCACGCTCGCCACCTGGAAGAAACCGACCGGGCTTTTGCCGAAAGTCAGGCCAACTTATAA